A region from the Phycisphaerales bacterium genome encodes:
- a CDS encoding RNA polymerase sigma factor — translation MPHAGDDASSAIPRLVESHGPRLYALATRLCGHAADAEDMVQDVFLQAYRKWHTFKGNSSPGTWLYAIAARSCKARMRRKGGIDRRVPAMSQLLPWGESQNLTFPSSDSGQPVEAAIGRESETAVHQAIVSLPEHFRVPLVLKEMLELSIDEVAEALRVKPETIKTRVHRARLLLRKAIMNRQRVPKHEAVEPVYERQVCLDLLKAKLEAMDQGRGFPIGQSVVCERCRSVFAELDLAQNTCAHLAEGTMPARVRESILRAIHDSGSNSKKSHETKARSTRTPPRRTNTRSASNGRSKNPASTAKRAAH, via the coding sequence GTGCCGCACGCCGGCGACGACGCGTCGTCCGCCATCCCCCGGCTTGTTGAGAGCCACGGCCCGCGCCTCTACGCGCTCGCCACACGCCTCTGCGGCCACGCCGCCGACGCCGAGGACATGGTCCAGGATGTCTTCCTCCAGGCCTACCGAAAGTGGCACACCTTCAAGGGCAACTCCAGCCCGGGGACATGGCTCTACGCGATCGCCGCACGCTCGTGCAAGGCCAGAATGCGTCGCAAAGGCGGCATCGATCGTCGCGTCCCGGCCATGTCGCAACTCTTGCCCTGGGGCGAGTCGCAGAATCTGACCTTCCCATCGAGCGACTCCGGCCAACCCGTCGAGGCCGCCATCGGGCGCGAGTCCGAAACCGCCGTCCATCAGGCGATCGTCTCCCTCCCCGAGCACTTCCGCGTGCCGCTGGTCCTCAAGGAGATGCTCGAACTCTCGATCGACGAGGTCGCCGAGGCACTTCGTGTCAAGCCCGAAACGATCAAGACCCGCGTGCACCGCGCGCGGCTGCTTCTTCGCAAGGCAATCATGAATCGCCAGCGGGTCCCCAAGCACGAGGCCGTCGAGCCGGTCTATGAGCGACAGGTCTGCCTCGATCTCCTCAAAGCAAAACTAGAGGCAATGGACCAGGGCCGCGGCTTTCCCATAGGCCAGTCGGTCGTTTGCGAACGCTGCCGATCGGTCTTTGCAGAACTGGACCTCGCCCAGAACACCTGCGCCCACCTCGCAGAAGGAACAATGCCCGCACGTGTGCGTGAGTCGATCCTTCGTGCCATCCACGATTCAGGCTCCAACTCGAAGAAATCGCACGAGACCAAAGCACGCTCGACTCGTACACCGCCGCGGCGGACGAACACGCGATCAGCATCCAATGGACGCTCCAAGAACCCGGCATCCACAGCCAAACGTGCCGCCCACTAA
- a CDS encoding DUF2892 domain-containing protein, with amino-acid sequence MALCKNVGAMDRGMRLGVGIVALVLAFTYFDAMSGGIAGIVAIVVGVVMLLTAALSICPAYIPFKINTCRTKESAAK; translated from the coding sequence ATGGCGCTGTGCAAGAATGTCGGGGCGATGGATCGTGGGATGCGTCTCGGCGTGGGGATCGTGGCCCTCGTCCTCGCGTTCACTTACTTCGACGCCATGAGCGGCGGCATTGCCGGGATTGTGGCGATCGTCGTGGGCGTGGTCATGCTACTGACGGCGGCCTTGTCCATCTGCCCAGCATACATCCCGTTCAAGATCAATACGTGCCGCACGAAAGAGTCGGCGGCCAAGTAG
- a CDS encoding efflux RND transporter periplasmic adaptor subunit, whose protein sequence is MPIPPRTKRSSRWLVLGCTSLAFIAGVALLMLWLMGAFKPKVPSDGHAGARDRSVPKDAQIVQIARVTRPLLESASGTIQPVHRVEVASRILARTTAVDAIAGMKVSVGQVLVRLDDADLKLRLAQAQSAVEQARTTLDMATSEESRLQAAFDRGAIADLDMERARNAKKSAEASLARASDAEHEATTVLGYATITSPIDGVIVDKRVNLGDTVAPGQVVVTLLDPTRMQLVASVRESLTSNLSVGGSVTVALDALGHSCSGLVSEIVPESDETSRTFQVKVTGPCPEGIRAGMFGRLLIPVGEESVLLIPRSAVRSVGQLDLVDAIVSERVERRAVRLGRVFEESVEVLAGLREGDAVLAHSTEGK, encoded by the coding sequence TTGCCGATACCACCCCGTACGAAACGCTCATCTCGATGGCTGGTCCTGGGCTGCACCTCGCTGGCCTTCATCGCCGGCGTCGCCTTGCTCATGCTCTGGCTGATGGGCGCTTTCAAGCCAAAGGTGCCCAGCGACGGGCACGCCGGAGCCCGCGACCGATCTGTTCCCAAGGATGCCCAAATCGTCCAGATTGCCCGGGTCACAAGGCCACTCCTCGAGAGCGCTTCCGGCACGATCCAGCCCGTGCATCGTGTCGAGGTCGCCTCCCGAATCCTCGCACGCACCACGGCTGTGGACGCGATCGCTGGCATGAAAGTCAGCGTTGGACAGGTCCTTGTCCGCCTCGACGACGCCGACCTGAAACTCCGCCTCGCGCAAGCACAGTCCGCTGTGGAACAGGCCCGCACCACGCTCGACATGGCCACGTCGGAAGAGTCCAGACTCCAGGCGGCCTTCGACCGCGGTGCGATCGCCGACCTCGACATGGAACGCGCGCGCAACGCGAAGAAGTCCGCCGAGGCCTCCCTCGCTCGCGCCTCAGACGCCGAGCATGAAGCCACCACCGTGCTCGGCTACGCCACCATTACCAGCCCCATCGACGGCGTCATCGTGGACAAACGCGTCAACCTCGGCGACACGGTCGCGCCAGGCCAGGTCGTCGTCACCCTCCTCGACCCGACCCGCATGCAACTCGTCGCCAGCGTCCGTGAGTCGCTCACGAGCAACCTGAGCGTCGGCGGGAGCGTGACCGTCGCGCTCGACGCCCTTGGACACTCGTGCTCGGGACTGGTCAGCGAGATCGTCCCCGAATCCGACGAGACCAGCCGCACCTTCCAGGTGAAAGTAACTGGGCCTTGCCCCGAGGGGATCCGCGCGGGGATGTTCGGGCGATTGCTCATACCCGTTGGCGAAGAGTCGGTACTCCTGATTCCAAGGAGCGCTGTGCGATCCGTGGGACAACTCGATCTGGTGGACGCCATTGTGAGCGAGCGAGTGGAACGCCGGGCCGTCCGGCTCGGCCGCGTGTTCGAGGAGAGCGTGGAAGTCCTCGCCGGGCTTCGCGAGGGCGACGCGGTGCTCGCGCACTCCACGGAAGGAAAATAG